In the Geobacter sp. FeAm09 genome, one interval contains:
- a CDS encoding class I SAM-dependent methyltransferase, with amino-acid sequence MDKVEAQRKHFDAIADVYLKGRSAKNHLAYKQVIWNHVLERLARFLPARSPLTGLEAMCGNAEVSARLVNFFPHLTMHAFDLSDAMVKAAETSQLKRVTTCRNDLLTFCEEDRYDLAVIIGGLHHIPYDVHKGVHNIGNSLKKGGIFLNLEPTHNNRLWRAVREKIYKDNAIFEENSERAFTLQEYNTCLTANNFRILDQFYPGLLGYVLYYNPDAFPALNIGPPGLARMLAGLDLRLGTGAFGRIFSFATWTIAEKI; translated from the coding sequence ATGGATAAGGTAGAGGCACAGCGCAAACACTTCGATGCCATTGCGGATGTCTATCTTAAGGGACGCTCCGCAAAGAACCACCTGGCGTACAAACAGGTCATCTGGAATCATGTTCTGGAGAGGCTGGCCCGGTTCCTGCCGGCCCGATCTCCGCTGACCGGCCTGGAGGCCATGTGCGGTAATGCGGAGGTGTCTGCGAGGCTGGTGAACTTCTTTCCGCACCTGACCATGCACGCTTTTGATTTATCCGACGCCATGGTAAAGGCGGCAGAAACCTCGCAGCTAAAGAGGGTAACCACCTGCCGGAATGATCTCCTCACGTTCTGCGAAGAGGACCGGTACGACCTTGCCGTCATCATCGGAGGCCTGCACCACATACCCTACGATGTGCATAAAGGCGTGCACAACATCGGCAATTCCCTGAAAAAAGGAGGGATATTCCTAAATCTGGAGCCCACCCACAACAACCGTCTCTGGAGGGCTGTCAGGGAAAAAATTTATAAAGACAATGCCATCTTCGAGGAAAACAGCGAGCGCGCCTTTACCTTGCAGGAATACAACACTTGCCTTACCGCGAACAATTTTCGCATTCTCGACCAGTTCTATCCCGGGCTGTTGGGGTACGTCCTCTATTACAACCCCGATGCCTTCCCCGCATTGAATATTGGCCCGCCCGGCCTGGCGCGGATGCTGGCCGGGCTCGATCTGCGCCTCGGCACAGGAGCGTTTGGCAGAATTTTTTCCTTTGCCACCTGGACGATAGCTGAAAAAATCTGA
- a CDS encoding glycosyltransferase family 2 protein, giving the protein MMEPCKISIVVPCYNEEGNIHYLHDRIIAALAGHEAYELILVDDGSSDRTLATIVALAERNDKVKYFSFSRNFGHQNALKAGFDHASGDCVISMDADLQHPPELIGAMLDKWREGYDIVYTVRDDSHDTHLFKKITSSFFYRFINSCANLNLAQGGADFRLLDRAVVDELKRINESVLFYRGLFGWLGFRQYGISYVPNERFSGATKYSLRRMVAFALAGITSFSVKPLHFATLAGFALSGLATLYALYALYVYFFTDTAVAGWTSVLASVLFIGGFQLIILGIIGEYIGKMFIEVKRRPHYIVKETNMGTASGRCAGTRWIR; this is encoded by the coding sequence ATGATGGAACCATGCAAGATTTCGATCGTCGTGCCCTGTTATAACGAAGAGGGCAATATTCACTATCTGCACGACAGGATAATTGCCGCCCTCGCAGGCCATGAAGCGTACGAGCTCATTCTTGTCGATGACGGTAGTTCCGATAGGACCCTGGCCACTATCGTCGCGCTTGCCGAACGGAATGATAAGGTCAAGTACTTTTCCTTCTCCAGGAACTTCGGCCATCAAAATGCTCTTAAAGCGGGATTCGACCATGCATCGGGCGACTGTGTCATATCGATGGATGCCGACCTGCAGCATCCGCCCGAATTGATCGGGGCAATGCTTGATAAGTGGCGGGAAGGGTACGACATCGTCTATACCGTCAGGGACGACTCGCACGATACCCACCTGTTCAAGAAGATTACCAGCAGCTTTTTCTACCGCTTCATCAACAGCTGCGCAAATCTCAATCTCGCCCAGGGGGGGGCCGATTTCCGTCTCCTTGACCGCGCCGTCGTGGATGAACTGAAAAGGATCAACGAATCGGTTCTGTTTTACCGCGGGTTGTTCGGCTGGCTCGGTTTCCGGCAGTACGGCATATCCTACGTGCCAAACGAGCGTTTCTCGGGTGCCACCAAGTATTCCCTCAGGAGGATGGTCGCCTTTGCCCTGGCAGGGATCACGTCCTTCAGCGTCAAGCCGCTACATTTCGCCACCCTGGCCGGATTCGCCCTGTCGGGGCTGGCAACGCTCTATGCTTTGTATGCGTTGTACGTTTATTTCTTTACCGACACGGCCGTTGCCGGATGGACCTCCGTTCTGGCGAGCGTGCTGTTCATCGGCGGCTTCCAGTTGATTATCCTCGGGATCATCGGTGAGTATATCGGCAAGATGTTTATCGAGGTCAAACGGAGACCGCATTATATCGTCAAGGAAACGAATATGGGTACAGCTTCGGGAAGGTGCGCGGGCACACGATGGATAAGGTAG
- a CDS encoding GDP-mannose 4,6-dehydratase codes for MTKKALVCGVSGQDGAYLSRFLLGKGYEVHGTARDAQVAGFTNLGKLGIRDRIIFHSMALNDFRSVLHVLSEVRPDEIYNLAGQSSVGLSFDQPVETLESISVGTLNLLEAIRFMKCRTRLYNAGSSECFGNTGGQPADENTPFRPRSPYAVAKATAFWEIANYREAYRLYASTGILFNHESPLRPERFVTQKIVKSACRIANGAKEKLMLGNIEIARDWGWAPEYVEAMWLILQQEQADDFVIATGETNKLADFVAEVFACVGLDWRDHVESDAALLRPSEIMVSRANPEKSANALGWRASYKMRDVARMMVEEWGRSAFEAQKVA; via the coding sequence TTGACTAAAAAGGCTCTTGTTTGCGGCGTATCAGGCCAGGATGGCGCATATCTGTCCCGGTTTCTGCTGGGTAAGGGATATGAAGTCCATGGCACCGCGCGGGATGCCCAGGTGGCCGGCTTTACGAACCTCGGCAAACTGGGCATCCGCGACCGCATTATCTTTCATTCCATGGCGCTGAATGATTTCCGGAGCGTGCTCCATGTCTTGTCGGAAGTCCGGCCCGACGAGATTTATAATCTGGCCGGCCAGAGTTCGGTTGGGCTTTCCTTTGACCAGCCGGTGGAAACACTGGAAAGTATCAGTGTCGGCACGCTGAACCTTCTCGAGGCGATTCGTTTCATGAAGTGCCGGACCAGGCTCTACAACGCCGGTTCAAGCGAATGTTTCGGCAACACCGGCGGCCAGCCGGCTGACGAGAATACCCCCTTTCGCCCGCGGAGCCCCTATGCGGTGGCCAAGGCGACAGCCTTCTGGGAGATTGCCAACTACCGGGAGGCATACCGTCTTTATGCCAGCACCGGAATACTTTTCAACCACGAATCACCCCTGCGCCCCGAGCGCTTCGTTACCCAGAAAATAGTCAAAAGCGCCTGCCGGATCGCCAATGGAGCCAAGGAAAAGCTGATGCTCGGCAATATCGAAATCGCCAGAGACTGGGGATGGGCCCCCGAATATGTCGAGGCCATGTGGCTGATCCTCCAGCAGGAGCAGGCGGACGATTTTGTGATCGCAACGGGCGAAACCAACAAACTGGCTGATTTCGTGGCGGAAGTCTTCGCATGCGTGGGGCTTGACTGGCGTGACCACGTCGAAAGCGACGCAGCGCTGCTTCGGCCATCCGAAATCATGGTCAGCAGGGCCAATCCGGAAAAATCGGCCAACGCGCTTGGCTGGCGGGCCAGCTATAAAATGAGGGATGTGGCGCGCATGATGGTGGAGGAATGGGGCCGATCGGCCTTTGAAGCACAGAAAGTGGCGTGA
- a CDS encoding winged helix-turn-helix transcriptional regulator, translated as MNNNEKSLESYRSLLLLSEIAGEEPLSQRELSRRLGIAVGLVNSYLKNLVAKGYVRVKNFPRNRYAYLLTPQGLAEKSRLAYQHLSYFTSLYTVARQDYLDLFRRLEAAGVQEVAFCGVDEVAEVAHLSLRETEVRLVTVMDDAHAGSDFFGAQVVSLLEGVKKSGLPVIISSLKRRDQLVGMLGEMGVPATRIFVAGAAG; from the coding sequence ATGAACAACAACGAAAAATCTCTCGAATCCTATCGTTCCCTTTTGCTGCTCTCCGAGATTGCCGGCGAAGAGCCCCTGTCCCAGCGTGAGCTCTCCCGGCGGCTCGGCATCGCCGTCGGCCTGGTCAATTCCTACCTGAAGAATCTTGTCGCCAAAGGCTACGTGCGGGTCAAAAACTTTCCCCGCAACCGCTACGCCTATCTCCTCACCCCCCAGGGGCTGGCCGAAAAGAGCCGCCTCGCCTACCAGCATCTCAGCTACTTCACCAGCCTCTACACCGTTGCCCGCCAGGACTACCTGGACCTGTTCCGCCGCCTGGAAGCCGCCGGCGTGCAAGAGGTCGCTTTCTGCGGGGTGGACGAGGTGGCGGAGGTGGCCCATCTGTCGTTGCGGGAGACCGAGGTCAGGCTGGTGACGGTCATGGACGACGCGCACGCGGGGAGCGATTTCTTCGGTGCACAGGTCGTGTCATTGCTGGAAGGGGTGAAGAAATCCGGCCTGCCGGTGATCATATCCTCTCTGAAACGGAGAGACCAGCTTGTGGGAATGCTTGGCGAGATGGGCGTGCCGGCAACCAGAATTTTCGTTGCCGGTGCCGCAGGATAG
- a CDS encoding sigma-54 dependent transcriptional regulator — MKRNKILVVDDEHLIRWSLEQNLKKQGYEVVTAGDGEEALRLAREEQPDLVLLDIQMPGINGIEALEKLKEYDEEIVVIMVTAHGGLETAVNAMRLGAYDYISKPFNLDELAIIIKKALETTDLKREVARLRSETKKSFPPNIIGDSRQIKQLMEVLDKVAKSEASTVLVQGESGTGKELVAKWIHYSSNRSDKPFIAINCAAVPATLLESELFGHEKGAFTDAKNTKKGLFELADGGTVFLDEIGDMEMGMQAKLLRFLEDRSFRRIGGGRVFTVDVRIISATNKDLQKSIEEKSFRNDLYYRLQVIPIHLSPLRDRKEDIIPLANHFIGVYNKDFNKKVQGIAGMAERILTDYGWPGNVRELKNVIERAIILGNEDTLMLEHLPLEIVAKSTPQSGPPLATFRLPAEGIDIEEVEKELIRQALDSTEWNQSKAAKKLSLGIDAFRYRMKKFGYLK; from the coding sequence ATGAAACGTAACAAGATTCTGGTCGTTGACGATGAGCACCTGATCCGTTGGTCGTTGGAGCAGAACCTGAAGAAGCAGGGCTACGAGGTCGTTACTGCCGGCGACGGGGAAGAGGCGTTGCGCCTGGCCCGGGAGGAACAGCCCGACCTGGTGCTGCTCGACATCCAGATGCCGGGCATCAACGGCATCGAGGCCCTGGAAAAGCTCAAGGAGTACGACGAGGAGATCGTGGTCATCATGGTGACCGCCCACGGCGGCCTGGAAACCGCCGTCAACGCCATGCGGCTGGGGGCCTACGACTACATCAGCAAGCCGTTCAATCTGGACGAGCTGGCCATCATCATCAAAAAGGCCCTGGAAACCACGGACCTCAAACGCGAGGTGGCCCGCCTCCGCTCCGAAACGAAGAAATCGTTTCCGCCCAATATCATTGGCGACAGCAGGCAGATAAAGCAGTTGATGGAGGTGTTGGACAAGGTGGCCAAGAGCGAGGCCTCCACGGTCCTGGTGCAGGGCGAATCGGGGACCGGCAAGGAGTTGGTGGCCAAATGGATCCATTACAGTTCGAACCGCTCGGACAAGCCGTTCATTGCCATCAACTGCGCGGCGGTGCCGGCCACGCTCCTGGAAAGCGAGTTGTTCGGCCATGAAAAAGGGGCCTTCACCGACGCCAAGAACACCAAGAAGGGGTTGTTCGAGCTGGCCGACGGCGGCACCGTGTTCCTGGACGAGATCGGCGACATGGAGATGGGGATGCAGGCCAAGCTGCTCCGCTTCCTGGAAGACCGCTCGTTCCGCCGTATCGGCGGCGGCCGGGTCTTTACGGTGGATGTGCGCATCATCTCCGCCACCAACAAGGACCTGCAGAAGTCCATCGAGGAAAAATCCTTCCGCAACGACCTCTATTACCGGCTGCAGGTCATTCCCATCCACCTGTCGCCCCTGCGGGACCGCAAGGAGGACATTATCCCCCTGGCCAACCATTTCATCGGGGTCTACAACAAGGATTTCAACAAAAAGGTGCAGGGCATCGCCGGCATGGCCGAACGGATCCTCACGGATTACGGCTGGCCGGGCAACGTGCGGGAACTGAAGAACGTCATCGAGCGGGCCATTATCCTGGGCAACGAGGACACGCTCATGCTGGAACATCTGCCGTTGGAAATCGTCGCCAAGAGCACGCCCCAGAGCGGCCCCCCCCTGGCGACCTTCCGGCTGCCAGCCGAAGGGATCGATATCGAGGAGGTGGAAAAGGAGTTGATCCGTCAGGCCCTCGACAGCACGGAGTGGAACCAGTCCAAGGCCGCCAAGAAGCTCAGCCTGGGCATCGACGCCTTCCGCTACCGGATGAAGAAATTCGGGTATCTGAAATAA
- a CDS encoding HAMP domain-containing sensor histidine kinase, giving the protein MFKSLTTRIIATTIVLLVGGIFIYTFFNVRQQQSQLIDTARESTELLLHTVENSIYNTMHLGNVQDVSSILAMVGQHNQLVGVRIFHPHGVILRSSNPAEVGKVVGMDDYRLYLNPKHYGIFDLPPYGEVLSMVKPIYNEAACHTCHGSKAKVIGILNVDYSLYRTKMQMLAASRIFIASSVAITFFLSITISFILFKFVKKPLDSMTANMSRVENGDLSVRIDYRGTDDEIGKLINSFNSMVDRLEVTKKELEQYHFQQLERADRLAAIGEMAAGIAHEIKNPLAGISAAVSIIRDDLEPDDPRSGILKEVLQQVQRLDKTVNDLLFFGKPSVPELACIDISDVIEKTLKFASQHRGVKHIERQLEFAPNLPTVYADGKQMQQVFLNLILNAFQAMNEGGTLTISTSLSTRQGRDHVRIDVADTGPGIPPQIQEKIFTPFFTTKAQGTGLGLPICYKLINLHNGFFTVANNTPRGTVFTIELPACSVHDIDEVRRAHET; this is encoded by the coding sequence GTGTTCAAGAGCCTGACAACCCGCATTATCGCCACAACCATTGTCCTGCTTGTGGGTGGCATCTTCATCTATACCTTTTTCAACGTCCGTCAGCAGCAATCCCAGTTGATCGATACGGCCCGCGAAAGCACCGAACTGCTGCTCCATACCGTAGAAAACAGTATTTACAACACCATGCACCTGGGAAACGTCCAGGATGTGAGTTCGATCCTGGCCATGGTGGGGCAGCACAATCAACTGGTTGGCGTGCGCATCTTCCACCCCCACGGGGTGATCCTGCGCTCGTCCAACCCGGCCGAGGTCGGCAAGGTGGTCGGCATGGATGACTACCGGCTCTACCTGAACCCCAAGCATTACGGTATCTTCGACCTCCCCCCCTACGGCGAGGTGCTGTCCATGGTCAAGCCGATCTACAACGAGGCGGCGTGCCACACCTGCCACGGCAGCAAGGCCAAGGTCATCGGCATCCTCAACGTGGACTATTCGCTCTACCGGACCAAGATGCAGATGCTCGCGGCTTCGCGCATCTTCATCGCCTCTTCGGTGGCCATCACCTTCTTTCTCTCCATCACCATTTCGTTCATACTCTTCAAGTTTGTCAAAAAGCCCCTGGACAGCATGACCGCCAATATGTCGCGGGTGGAAAACGGCGACCTGAGCGTGCGCATCGATTACCGGGGCACGGATGACGAGATCGGCAAATTGATCAACAGTTTCAACTCCATGGTGGACCGGCTCGAGGTGACCAAAAAGGAGTTGGAGCAGTATCATTTCCAGCAGTTGGAGCGGGCGGACCGCCTGGCCGCCATCGGTGAGATGGCGGCCGGCATCGCCCACGAGATCAAGAACCCGCTGGCCGGCATCTCCGCCGCCGTGAGCATCATCAGGGACGACCTGGAGCCCGACGACCCCCGCAGCGGTATTCTCAAAGAGGTGCTGCAACAGGTGCAACGCCTGGACAAGACAGTCAACGACCTGCTCTTCTTCGGCAAGCCGTCGGTCCCCGAACTGGCCTGCATCGACATCAGCGACGTTATCGAGAAGACCCTCAAGTTCGCTTCCCAGCACCGGGGGGTGAAGCACATCGAACGGCAGTTGGAGTTCGCCCCCAATCTTCCCACGGTGTATGCCGACGGCAAGCAGATGCAGCAGGTATTCCTCAACCTCATCCTGAACGCCTTCCAGGCCATGAACGAAGGGGGCACGCTGACCATCAGCACTAGCCTGTCCACCCGCCAGGGACGCGACCATGTGCGGATCGACGTTGCCGACACCGGCCCCGGCATCCCTCCCCAGATTCAGGAAAAGATCTTCACGCCGTTTTTTACCACCAAGGCCCAGGGCACCGGCCTGGGCCTGCCCATATGCTACAAGCTGATCAATCTGCACAACGGTTTCTTCACAGTTGCCAACAACACCCCGCGCGGCACCGTATTCACCATAGAACTGCCCGCCTGCAGCGTTCATGACATCGATGAGGTAAGGAGAGCGCATGAAACGTAA
- a CDS encoding GerMN domain-containing protein, with the protein MLWRKYQTSYKIPTAPQTRQPSGTRTAVLFFVADGTRLVREARELEPCRETGACIKDTLDALLSGPLGDYDEALPESTTLNSVRLEGGTAVVDLSREFAADLPSGSSAEMMAVYSLVDTVCANYPQISRVKLTVAGNGSTVLNHLDLSAPLAPDYSLEQTSGPALAGAPSIPIPKKGN; encoded by the coding sequence ATGCTCTGGCGAAAGTACCAAACCAGCTACAAGATCCCCACGGCACCGCAAACCAGGCAGCCTTCGGGCACGCGTACGGCGGTGCTGTTCTTCGTGGCCGACGGCACCCGGCTGGTGCGCGAGGCCCGGGAACTGGAACCGTGCCGCGAGACCGGGGCCTGCATCAAGGATACGCTGGATGCGCTCTTGAGCGGTCCCCTGGGGGACTATGACGAGGCCCTGCCGGAAAGCACCACCTTGAACAGTGTCCGCCTCGAAGGGGGTACGGCCGTCGTGGACCTGAGCCGGGAGTTCGCCGCGGACCTGCCGTCCGGCAGCTCGGCGGAGATGATGGCGGTGTACTCCCTCGTGGATACGGTCTGCGCCAACTACCCCCAGATCAGCCGGGTGAAACTGACCGTTGCGGGAAACGGCTCGACCGTGCTCAACCATCTGGACCTGTCCGCCCCCCTGGCGCCGGACTATTCTCTGGAACAAACGTCCGGGCCGGCCCTGGCCGGCGCACCATCCATACCGATACCGAAAAAGGGAAACTGA
- the hrcA gene encoding heat-inducible transcriptional repressor HrcA — protein MDVELSTRSRQILEAIVEDYIATAEPVGSGSVARRHALPLSTATIRNVMANLEEMGLLTSPHTSAGRVPTEKAYRLYVDSLVALRQVSRDEKKLIIRRCREAGAGLLGILKETSRTLSSLSNYMGLVVAPSFTADVFRHIEFIRIGSHRVLAILVSSNGTVQNRLVESDTEFSQGDLVAMGNYLNELMQGLTISQARKRIVEEMHTEQVQYDSLMLRALRLSEQAVSVEGDEIFVEGQARILDQPEFSDVGRMKDIFRAFEQKGQLLKLLERCMSADGVQIYIGSESPLSQSAGVSLITSRFVTSSNTVGLLGVIGPTRMGYSSVIPIVDYTARLVSRMLAET, from the coding sequence ATGGACGTGGAACTGTCGACCAGAAGCAGACAGATACTTGAAGCGATTGTCGAGGATTACATTGCCACCGCCGAGCCGGTGGGCAGCGGCTCCGTGGCGCGCAGACACGCCCTGCCCCTCTCGACGGCCACCATCAGAAACGTCATGGCGAATCTCGAGGAGATGGGGCTTTTGACCTCGCCCCACACCTCGGCCGGCCGGGTGCCGACCGAAAAGGCCTACCGCCTCTACGTGGACTCCCTGGTGGCGCTCCGCCAGGTCAGCCGCGACGAAAAGAAACTGATCATACGCCGCTGCCGCGAAGCGGGGGCCGGGCTTCTGGGGATTCTCAAGGAAACCAGCCGCACCCTGTCGTCGCTCTCCAATTATATGGGTCTCGTGGTGGCGCCCAGCTTCACCGCAGACGTATTCCGCCATATCGAATTCATCCGCATCGGGAGCCACAGGGTACTGGCGATCCTGGTGTCCAGCAACGGCACGGTGCAAAACCGCCTGGTGGAAAGCGACACGGAATTTTCCCAGGGCGACCTGGTCGCCATGGGCAATTACCTGAACGAGTTGATGCAGGGGCTGACCATCTCCCAGGCCCGCAAGCGCATCGTGGAAGAGATGCACACCGAGCAGGTGCAGTACGACAGCCTCATGCTGCGCGCCCTGCGCCTGAGCGAGCAGGCCGTTTCCGTCGAGGGTGACGAGATCTTCGTCGAGGGGCAGGCCCGTATCCTCGACCAGCCGGAATTCAGTGATGTGGGGCGCATGAAGGACATTTTCCGCGCCTTCGAGCAGAAGGGGCAGTTGCTGAAGCTCCTGGAGCGCTGCATGTCCGCCGACGGCGTACAGATCTATATCGGTTCCGAATCCCCCTTGAGCCAGTCTGCCGGCGTCAGCCTGATCACGTCCCGTTTCGTCACGAGCAGCAATACCGTCGGGCTGCTGGGGGTGATCGGCCCCACCCGGATGGGCTACTCCAGCGTTATCCCCATTGTCGATTACACCGCCCGCCTCGTGAGCAGGATGCTCGCGGAAACCTGA
- the grpE gene encoding nucleotide exchange factor GrpE — MKAHDTVEPKNTEQAAAPGTGAADQAAAGALEVEPLSLEEQLAAKEKEARENWDRFLRERADLENLRKRTNREKEELLNYGYKSLIEEILPVLDNLERALGHASEDGLPALVEGIRMTHTMLLTSLRKFNVTPVEAVGAPFDPAFHQAMAQVPTGEFPPNTVVEEYQKGYLLKDRLLRPSMVSVSTAPKNPEA, encoded by the coding sequence ATGAAAGCGCACGATACCGTTGAACCGAAGAACACCGAACAAGCCGCCGCCCCGGGTACTGGCGCTGCCGACCAGGCCGCTGCCGGAGCGCTCGAGGTCGAGCCCTTGTCCCTCGAGGAGCAACTGGCCGCCAAGGAAAAGGAAGCACGGGAGAACTGGGACCGCTTCCTGCGGGAACGGGCCGACCTGGAAAACCTGCGCAAACGGACCAACCGCGAAAAAGAGGAATTGCTCAACTACGGCTACAAATCGCTGATCGAGGAGATCCTGCCGGTGCTGGACAACCTGGAGCGCGCCTTGGGCCATGCCTCCGAGGACGGGCTGCCCGCCCTGGTGGAGGGGATCCGCATGACTCACACCATGCTCCTGACCTCGCTCCGGAAATTCAACGTGACCCCGGTCGAGGCGGTCGGAGCCCCCTTTGACCCGGCCTTCCACCAAGCCATGGCCCAGGTGCCGACCGGGGAATTCCCCCCCAATACGGTGGTGGAGGAATACCAGAAGGGCTACCTGTTGAAGGACCGCCTGTTGCGCCCGTCCATGGTATCGGTGTCAACTGCACCCAAGAACCCGGAAGCCTGA
- the dnaK gene encoding molecular chaperone DnaK has product MSKVIGIDLGTTNSCVAIMEGGEPVVIANSEGSRTTPSMVAFADNGERLVGQQAKRQAVTNPENTLYSIKRLIGRKFETDAVKKDIAISPFKIVRADNGDAWVEVRDKRYSPPEISAIVLQKMKKTAEDYLGETVTDAVITVPAYFDDSQRQATKDAGKIAGLNVLRIINEPTAAALAYGLDKKKDEKIAVFDLGGGTFDISILELGDGVFEVKSTNGDTFLGGEDFDQLVIDWIADEFKKDQGIDLRGDKMALQRLKEAAEKAKCELSSSVETDINLPFITADASGPKHLTLKLSRAKLESICAQLLAKLDGPCRTALKDAGLSPSEIDEVILVGGMTRMPAVQKRVEDIFGKTPNKGVNPDEVVAIGAGIQGGVLKGDVKDVLLLDVTPLSLGIETLGSVMTKLIEKNTTIPCRKSQVFSTAADNQPAVSIHVLQGEREMARDNKTLGNFELTGLPPAPRGVPQIEVTFDIDANGIVHVSAKDLGTGKEQSIRITASSGLSKEEIDKMVRDAEAHAEDDRKKREAIEARNHADSMVYSTEKSLKEFGDKIDAVEKGNIENKIAELKKVMEGEDAEAIKKATDELAQSAHKLAEAMYAKTQEAGAEGEGAAGAEQSGASKHKDEKVVDADFEEVKEEKK; this is encoded by the coding sequence ATGAGTAAAGTAATCGGAATCGATCTGGGAACCACCAACTCCTGCGTCGCGATCATGGAGGGTGGCGAACCGGTTGTTATCGCCAATTCCGAGGGAAGCCGTACGACTCCCTCGATGGTGGCTTTTGCCGACAATGGTGAGCGCCTCGTGGGACAGCAGGCCAAACGTCAGGCCGTCACCAACCCGGAAAACACCCTGTACTCCATCAAGCGCCTGATCGGCCGCAAGTTTGAAACGGATGCGGTCAAAAAAGACATCGCCATTTCGCCTTTCAAAATCGTCCGGGCAGACAACGGCGACGCCTGGGTCGAGGTGCGCGACAAACGCTATTCCCCCCCCGAAATCTCGGCCATCGTGCTGCAGAAGATGAAGAAGACCGCCGAGGATTACCTGGGCGAGACCGTCACCGATGCCGTCATTACCGTGCCGGCCTATTTCGATGACTCCCAGCGCCAGGCCACCAAGGACGCCGGCAAGATCGCGGGCCTGAACGTCCTGCGTATCATCAACGAACCGACCGCCGCCGCCCTGGCCTACGGCCTGGACAAGAAGAAGGACGAAAAGATCGCGGTCTTCGACCTGGGCGGCGGTACGTTCGATATTTCGATCCTTGAACTGGGCGATGGCGTATTCGAGGTGAAGTCCACCAACGGCGACACCTTCCTGGGGGGCGAGGATTTCGACCAACTGGTGATCGACTGGATCGCCGACGAGTTCAAAAAGGACCAGGGCATTGACCTGCGCGGCGACAAGATGGCCCTGCAGCGTCTGAAGGAAGCGGCCGAGAAGGCCAAGTGCGAACTCTCCTCCTCCGTGGAGACCGACATCAACCTCCCCTTCATCACCGCCGATGCCTCCGGTCCCAAGCACCTGACGCTGAAGCTTTCCCGCGCCAAGCTGGAATCGATCTGCGCCCAACTGCTGGCCAAGCTGGACGGCCCCTGCCGCACCGCCTTGAAGGATGCCGGCCTCTCCCCCAGCGAGATCGACGAGGTTATCCTGGTGGGGGGCATGACCCGCATGCCGGCCGTACAGAAACGGGTCGAGGACATCTTCGGCAAGACCCCCAACAAGGGCGTCAACCCGGACGAGGTGGTGGCCATCGGGGCAGGTATCCAGGGCGGCGTGCTGAAGGGCGACGTGAAGGACGTGCTGCTTTTGGACGTCACCCCGCTGTCGCTCGGCATCGAAACCCTGGGCAGCGTCATGACCAAACTGATCGAAAAGAACACCACCATACCCTGCCGCAAAAGCCAGGTGTTCTCCACCGCAGCCGACAACCAGCCGGCCGTGTCCATCCATGTCCTGCAGGGTGAGCGCGAGATGGCGCGGGACAACAAGACCCTCGGCAATTTCGAACTGACCGGTCTGCCGCCCGCCCCCCGCGGCGTGCCCCAGATCGAGGTCACCTTCGACATCGACGCCAACGGCATCGTCCACGTTTCGGCCAAGGACCTGGGCACCGGCAAGGAACAGTCCATCCGTATCACCGCATCCTCGGGCCTCTCCAAGGAAGAGATCGACAAGATGGTGCGCGATGCCGAGGCCCACGCGGAAGACGACCGCAAGAAACGGGAAGCCATCGAGGCCCGCAACCATGCCGACAGCATGGTCTACAGCACCGAAAAATCCCTCAAGGAGTTCGGCGACAAGATCGACGCCGTTGAAAAGGGGAATATCGAGAACAAGATCGCCGAACTGAAGAAGGTTATGGAAGGCGAAGACGCCGAAGCGATCAAAAAAGCTACCGACGAACTGGCCCAATCGGCCCACAAACTGGCCGAGGCCATGTACGCCAAGACCCAGGAGGCCGGGGCCGAGGGTGAGGGTGCTGCCGGCGCCGAGCAGTCCGGCGCGTCGAAACACAAAGACGAAAAGGTTGTCGATGCTGATTTCGAAGAGGTGAAGGAAGAGAAGAAATAG